One window of Plasmodium berghei ANKA genome assembly, chromosome: 5 genomic DNA carries:
- a CDS encoding apical asparagine-rich protein AARP, putative has protein sequence MKKMWSKKIINLFILCTFYYSIGQISSRENEAKVNILNKMGHKHGNLKTITPHNNINEKLKDNYNSDKKESFIFLSQKLKEDNSNDDEEDDEEDEDHDHAHEHDHENNDNNNEKPKQPETAQNLKEALPPPPPPVVPPPLPPMTPSSIAGHVVSNVFQAGLKLIGIP, from the coding sequence atgaaaaaaatgtggtCGAAAAagattattaatttatttatactatgtacattttattattccatTGGCCAAATTAGTTCAAGAGAAAATGAAGCTAaagttaatatattaaataaaatgggTCATAAACATGggaatttaaaaacaataaccccacacaataatataaacgaaaaattaaaagataatTACAATTCTGATAAGAAAGAatctttcatttttttaagtcaaaaattaaaagaagaTAATTCTAATGATGATGAGGAAGACGATGAAGAAGATGAAGATCACGATCACGCCCATGAGCACGAtcatgaaaataatgataataataatgagaAACCTAAACAACCAGAAACTGCTCAAAACCTCAAAGAAGCTTTGCCTCCTCCCCCACCACCAGTAGTTCCACCTCCACTTCCTCCTATGACACCATCAAGTATTGCGGGACATGTTGTGTCAAATGTTTTTCAGGCTggattaaaattaataggTATTCCataa
- a CDS encoding AP-4 complex subunit sigma, putative codes for MIEFILMVNKQGQTRLSQYYNNLSIEEKTILEGELIRKCLSRVDYQCSFLQFREYKIIYRRYASLYLIVGVTNQDVNEFAILEMIHNIIEILDKYYENVCELDIMFNIDKTHFIIDEIICNGEICDMNKNNVLRPIILMDKYSLKM; via the exons atgatagaatttattttgatgGTTAACAAACAAGGTCAAACCCGACTTAGTCAATATTATAACAATTTAAGCattgaagaaaaaacaatattagAAGGAGAATTAATCAGAAAATGTTTATCCAGAGTAGATTATCAATGTtcttttttacaatttagagaatataaaattatatacagAAG GTATGCtagtttatatttaattgtaGGCGTCACTAACCAAGATGTTAATGAATTTGCTATCCTTGAAATGattcataatataattgagattttagataaatattatgaaaatgtaTGTGAACTTGATATTATGtttaatatagataaaacacattttattatagaTGAAATTATATGTAATGGTGAAATATGtgatatgaataaaaataatgttttaaggccaataatattgatggataaatattctttaaaaatgtaa
- a CDS encoding tryptophan-rich antigen produces the protein MDPYYKQLYETSHIAQNESPSHSRFPPSISRPPLNPLHNNPDSISSEAQRELRVRKIHHKPPKPSLLSSIGASLMCIVANSSNFLSNLSQFQLNPFDCEGNSQNAVEYYFADPMKTEEWKANEWEVWKEKTETEWQNFNDIIEKERLKWLAAKERDWNEYMKYIEFKWTHYSPDLEKIIKSDILKRNQTLDEREWDEWMRTEGKELIRKDWDEWASYNESYLNVWSIKEWLKWRNQIITKWISSEWKREEDDQWAKWEENWVKHYNCEERNDWIAWRARINKEMVEWNDWSMKKEQQIIDHKSSSWGRWKAEKQTLFDMWLDSFIDVWIKEKHWFIWTSERNDYFARNRYIKFQ, from the exons ATGGATCCATATTATAAGCAATTATACGAAACTTCTCATATCGCACAAAATGAGTCCCCTTCTCATTCTCGTTTCCCCCCTTCTATTTCACGCCCTCCTTTGAACCCTCTTCATAATAATCCAGATTCAATATCATCTGAAGCTCAAAGAGAATTAAGAGTAAGGAAAATTCACCATAAACCCCCCAAACCTAGTCTTCTCAGTTCTATTGGGGCATCACTTATGTGTATTGTGGCAAATAGCTCAAACTTCTTGAGTAACCTTTCACAg TTTCAATTAAATCCATTCGATTGTGAAGGAAATTCCCAAAACGCCGTAGAATATTACTTCGCCGACCCAATGAAAACAGAAGAATGGAAAGCAAATGAGTGGGAAGTATGGAAAGAAAAAACAGAAACAGAATGGcaaaattttaatgatattatCGAAAAAGAAAGATTAAAATGGCTAGCAGCAAAAGAAAGAGATTGGAAtgaatatatgaaatatattgaatttAAATGGACACATTATAGTCCggatttagaaaaaataataaaatcaGATATTCTAAAAAGAAATCAAACATTAGATGAACGTGAATGGGATGAATGGATGAGAACAGAAGGAAAAGAATTAATCAGAAAAGATTGGGATGAATGGGCATCTTATAATGAATCTTATTTAAATGTATGGAGTATTAAGGAATGGTTAAAATGGAGAAATCAAATCATAACCAAATGGATATCATCCGAATGGAAACGAGAAGAAGATGATCAATGGGCAAAATGGGAAGAAAATTGGGTCAAACATTATAATTGTGAAGAACGAAATGATTGGATTGCCTGGAGAGCtcgaataaataaagagaTGGTCGAATGGAATGATTGGTCAATGAAAAAAGAACAACAAATTATAGATCATAAATCAAGTTCTTGGGGACGATGGAAAGCTGAGAAACAAACTTTGTTTGATATGTGGTTAGATTCATTTATTGATGTATGGATTAAAGAAAAGCATTGGTTTATATGGACAAGTGAAAGAAATGATTATTTCGCAAGAAAcagatatataaaattccaataa
- a CDS encoding serpentine receptor, putative, producing MNKLCQRKKLLVFLFLLLYISNWDNQILLQYKNSYIIEYNEKDNYRYLILSWPVGYIKGSNKIVERKSFSFFVSSKVVYGLYNNKNYSKFSDFCFIKKNNEKKGSVILSNPYSPTTKLLILDKTDNEIYNYTENKNGKKCEDLEKEALFVYRFSDIPPEYINKNYVFYNKDIDNKLENKLLNFIILHCDAKFKNAFKIEFVNNDNFLRNHFSCEDQGLIDISMLLFVILSVLSLLYFRKKNMLNKENGALKESVHSGVLFFYFSNIFYLIHIYTYAFNGTGFSILKVLSQIYEAISDCIILTILFYVVNSVNNKKKRKEDTIKTGFIYFILKFFYILFEIQNHQNLNLYSSLHSVVAFPFVSYRVIISVLIYNNCRKLLKEKTNVAEKTNALLDVSIYIAWILSIPFIYFFLWKASVHFTHLFIHFSNLSILICLIYKISEKKYNSLESNHPYIDME from the exons atgaacaagCTTTGCCAAAGAAAAAAGCTACTTGTCTTTTTGTTTCTTTTATTGTACATATCAAATTGGGATAATCAGATTTTATTACAGTAcaaaaattcatatataattgagTATAATGAAAAGGATAACTATagatatttaattttatcttGGCCAGTTGGATATATTAAGGGaagtaataaaattgtgGAAAGAAAgtcattttctttttttgtatcATCAAAAGTAGTATATggattatataataataaaaattatagtaAATTTTCtgatttttgttttattaaaaaaaataatgaaaagaaAGGATCCGTTATACTTTCAAATCCATATTCCCCTACTACTAAGCTTTTGATTTTAGATAAAACAGATAatgaaatttataattatacagaaaataaaaatggaaagaAATGTGAAGATTTAGAAAAAGAAGCATTGTTTGTATACCGATTTAGTGATATACCACcagaatatataaataaaaattatgttttttataataaagatatagACAACAAATTAGAAAACAAAttgttaaattttattatacttCATTGCGATGCCAAATTTAAGAATGCATTCAAAATTGAATTTGTAAATAAtgacaattttttaagaaatCATTTTTCGTGTGAAGACCAAG gCCTCATCGATATATCCATGTTATTGTTTGTAATATTATCAGTTTTGTCGTTGTTATATTTTcgaaagaaaaatatgttgaataaagaaaatgggGCATTAAAAGAGTCGGTTCATTCTGGagttttgtttttttatttttcaaatattttttatttaatccatatatatacatatgcatTTAATGGGACAGGGTTTAGTATACTAAAAGTTTTAAGTCAAATATACGAAGCGATTTCTgattgtattattttaacaatACTTTTTTATGTAGTAAATAgtgttaataataaaaagaaaagaaaagaagATACTATAAAAACCggatttatatatttcatattaaaatttttttatattttatttgagATACAGAATCATCAAAATTTGAATTTATATTCAAGTTTACATTCCG TTGTAGCATTCCCTTTTGTTAGTTACAGAGTTATTATTTCTG tgttaatatataacaattgTAGAAAATTGTTGAAGGAAAAGACAAATGTAGCGGAGAAAACTAATGCTCTTTTGGATGTATCTAt ATATATCGCATGGATTCTATCTATTCcgtttatttatttttttttgtggaAAGCTTCAGT GCATTTTACCCATTTGTTCATTCATTTTTCTAACCTATCCATTTTAATAT gtttgatatacaaaatttCCGAGAAAAAGTATAATAGTTTGGAATCCAATCACCCATATATAGATAtggaataa
- a CDS encoding glideosome associated protein with multiple membrane spans 2, putative — MYSYGMEGDDTYLPQVQYPSPYENQYQDEESPSPRGENHTPFIGYFSSHLLRTGFLLQCLSLILMFVFYWAFGGTGIFIFDLYAGPECVKVSSAFHLTISVLMSIYLLGTLYIAMFQVFVADNSKWCRGFRAGSKLLSAAVTLDLLSSILRLVQYLYAYFYMNMRWWARYQQTKSDWTLLHFGSIVHSFSLFIYGAAFFYMEAYHDEGTYEELAWSNLTLFKLAGLAELLMVFSGFGAFFSILLLGAIMCATVWAFSFEPLLEKWSPELHSRDINADVLPEIKHDDENCGYNEENMYEAYNGNPESMDYNEEMIKQNGNEKYINGNSNFYEQNNGIPTTYDYSQIEGQVKQNAEMGVSENKYNIGQY; from the exons ATGTATTCATACGGTATGGAGGGAGATGATACTTATTTACCCCAAGTTCAGTATCCATCTCCATATGAAAATCAATATCAAGATGAAGAATCCCCAAGTCCACGCGGCGAAAATCATACTCCTTTTATAGGGTATTTTAGTTCCCATTTATTAAGAACTGGATTTCTTTTACAATGTTTgtcattaatattaatgttTGTATTTTACTGGGCATTTGGAGGAACTggaatttttatatttgatttATATGCAGGCCCCGAATGTGTTAAAGTGTCAAGTGCATTTCATTTAACAATATCAGTTTTAATGtcgatatatttattaggtacattatatatagcaATGTTTCAAGTATTTGTAGCAGATAATAGTAAATGGTGTAGAGGATTTAGAGCTGGatctaaattattatcagCAGCTGTTACTCTAGATCTTTTATCATCAATATTAAGATTAGttcaatatttatatgcatatttttatatgaatatgaGATGGTGGGCACGTTATCAACAAACAAAATCAGATTGGACTTTATTGCATTTTGGAAGTATCGTGCATAGCTTTTCactatttatttatggagcagcatttttttatatggaAGCTTATCATGATGAGGGTACATATGAAGAACTTGCATGGTCTAATTTGactttatttaaattagcTGGATTAGCAG AGTTATTAATGGTGTTTTCTGGTTTTGGAGCCTTCTTTTCAATTCTTTTATTGGGAGCAATAATGTGTGCAACAGTTTGGGCCTTTTCTTTTGAGCCTTTGTTAGAAAAATGGTCACCAGAATTACATAGCAGAGATATAAATGCTGATGTATTACCAGAAATAAAACATGATGATGAAAACTGTGGttataatgaagaaaatatgtACGAGGCATATAACGGTAACCCTGAAAGCATGGACtataatgaagaaatgATTAAACAGAatggaaatgaaaaatatataaatgggAATTCCAACTTTTATGAACAGAATAATGGAATTCCAACAACTTATGATTATTCACAAATTGAGGGTCAAGTAAAACAAAATGCTGAAATGGGAGTTtctgaaaataaatataatattgggCAATATTaa
- a CDS encoding BSD-domain protein, putative, whose product MGNKQGKRKKYELCEIQYEQEFEVKPPWNELIIWALEDLNANLNIIIIKNIIEEIKDITANEETFFNATEGYNIGGFMFDNKYVTWASFLLKEIKSLKKVRYNIVPKLISEDEFWLKYFSTIKMIIVKQAFENKKL is encoded by the exons atGGGGAATAAACAGGgcaaaagaaaaaaatacgaACTATGTGAAATTCAGTACGAACAAg AATTTGAAGTAAAGCCTCCATGGAATGAACTGATTATATGGGCACTTGAAGATTTAAATGCAAacttaaatataattattattaaaaatataattgaagaaataaaagatataacAGCAAATGAggaaacattttttaacgCAACTGAAGGATATAACATAGGAGGTTTTATgtttgataataaatatgttacatgggcttcatttttattaaaagaaattaaaagcttaaaaaaagtgagatataatattgtacCTAAATTAATTAGCGAAGATGAATTTTGgctaaaatatttttcaactataaaaatgataatagtCAAACAAGCATTTGAAAATAAGAAGCTATGA
- a CDS encoding methyltransferase, putative, whose translation MYYVKKYEHKILGDTLRFLGFTINWGIHENGYWLTNFNYPFDYILSNLIIKYFKGKNIKTVLDIGCGHGYYVNELNFHKIWAAGIDGNHKLVNSLSNERIHSLDVTDKDFIHKVMNIINSSMKVENDKVNKLLEKSKVINKNINIPQKILTFDYVLCLNVGEYIPKKKEKIFLENIDRINNKGIIISWDMPGTFNIGTINEKNGEELVEIFINDYNYKYDEKNSKLFRENCNNNSFKKCLYIFEKKNISIPSLYT comes from the exons atgtattatgtaaaaaaatatgaacataaaatattaggAGATACGCTTCGATTTTTAGGTTTTACAATTAATTGGGGAATTCATGAAAATGGTTATTGGTTAACAAACTTTAATTATCCTTttgattatatattgtcaaatttaattataaaatattttaaaggGAAAA ataTAAAAACAGTTTTAGATATTGGATGTGGGCATGGATATTATGTGAATGAATtgaattttcataaaatatggGCTGCTGGAATAGATGGAAATCATAAACTTGTTAATTCGTTGAGTAATG AGAGGATACATAGCCTTGACGTAACTGATAAAGATTTTATCCACAAAGTTATgaacataataaatagCTCAATGAAAGTGGAAAATGATaaagtaaataaattattggaaaaaagtaaagttataaataaaaatattaatatccctcaaaaaatattaacatttGATTATGTATTATGTTTAAATGTTGGGGAATATATTCCAAAG aaaaaggaaaaaatatttcttgaAAACATTGACCGAATTAATAACAAAggaataataatttcatGGGATATGCCAGGAACATTTAATATAGGAACAATTAATGAGAAAAATGGAGAGGAATTAgtagaaatatttataaacgattataattacaaatatgatgaaaaaaatagtaaattGTTCAGAGAAAACTGTAATAATAACTCTTTTAAAAAGtgtttgtatatttttgaaaaaaaaaatatatccattCCGtctttatatacataa
- a CDS encoding early transcribed membrane protein, producing MKLAKALYFVAFLLAIKVLTPGSNNYVEAKPANSKKVTKSGDNAFIKKIKNNKAAFISTLAATVALAIATTFGVMHYQNNGGFEKSPWANKIDKNKSLPKKKTDNSPPSKGNLGNTSQKRNPISFTPISDGYKPSSSPNNNSKRTPTAPYTVKLN from the coding sequence atgaaACTAGCAAAagcattatattttgttgcCTTTTTATTGGCCATAAAAGTGTTAACCCCAGGATCTAATAATTATGTTGAAGCTAAACCCgcaaattcaaaaaaagtAACTAAAAGTGGTGATAAtgcatttattaaaaaaattaaaaataacaaagcTGCATTTATATCTACATTGGCTGCAACAGTAGCATTAGCAATTGCTACTACATTTGGTGTAATgcattatcaaaataatggAGGTTTCGAAAAATCACCATGGGCTAATAAAATAGACAAAAACAAAAGTttaccaaaaaaaaaaacagacAATAGCCCCCCCTCAAAGGGTAATTTAGGTAATACCTCCCAAAAAAGAAACCCCATATCATTTACTCCAATTTCGGATGGATATAAGCCATCTAGCTCGCCAAATAACAATAGTAAACGAACCCCAACTGCCCCATATACTGTAAAAttgaattaa